The following coding sequences are from one Ornithorhynchus anatinus isolate Pmale09 chromosome 11, mOrnAna1.pri.v4, whole genome shotgun sequence window:
- the CEBPG gene encoding CCAAT/enhancer-binding protein gamma: MSKTSQQNNTTGTNGISVIHTQAHTSGLQQVPQLVPASPGGGGKAVPPSKQSKKSSYMDRNSDEYRQRRERNNMAVKKSRLKSKQKAQDTLQRVNQLKEENERLEAKIKLLTKELSVLKDLFLEHAHNLADNVQPIGTESTTTNPDNTGQ, encoded by the coding sequence ATGAGCAAGACATCACAACAGAACAATACTACAGGAACAAATGGAATAAGTGTTATTCACACCCAGGCACATACCAGTGGTTTGCAGCAGGTTCCTCAGCTGGTGCCAGCcagtcccgggggtgggggcaaggccGTGCCCCCCAGCAAACAGAGCAAGAAAAGTTCGTACATGGATAGGAACAGTGACGAGTACCGCCAGCGCAGAGAGCGGAACAACATGGCAGTGAAAAAGAGTCGtttaaaaagcaaacagaaaGCACAAGATACTCTTCAGCGGGTCAACCAGCTTAAAGAAGAAAATGAACGTTTGGAAGCAAAAATTAAGCTGCTGACCAAGGAGCTTAGTGTACTCAAAGATTTGTTCCTTGAGCACGCACACAATCTTGCAGACAACGTACAGCCCATTGGCACTGAAAGCACCACAACAAACCCTGATAATACAGGACAGTAG